The Triticum urartu cultivar G1812 chromosome 5, Tu2.1, whole genome shotgun sequence genome contains the following window.
GGAACATCACAAATCCCTCGCAGGGCGATCGAAGAAGATCCAAGATAATGCCCCTGCTTGTCTCGACAAATCACGGCCACCGCTCCTATATATTTTCCAAAGTCTAAACACCTTGCATTGTTTGCATGGTAGTATATGGTCTcagagaagaagaaaaaatggAGGCTTGAGAAAAGGAGCACCACTCCAGAGCAGGCCGGGCTCTCTCCACCCGCTACGTACGTGATCTGCGGGCTTCCACTTTGGGCCCAGAATATCGAATCACAACCTGTCGGCCCAGGAGGCCCATAGCCTAGCCTGCTCTACGAGCCTAGGAGGACTCGGCCGAGTGAATAAAGGGAGGCGAGCGAACACTCGTCGATCCCCACCACTTCACAGGCTCGCGCTCGCCGAGGAGACGAGCGCACGGCCCCCGAACCGGCAGCCGACGGCGAGGGAGCACCGGCTTGGCCCACCCGCCGGCGGCCGGGCATGGCGGGCCAGCCGCCGCAGGGCCCGGAGGACGACTTCCTCGACCAGTTCTTCTCCCTCACCAactccctctccgccgccggccGCCCCTCCGGCGACCAGCCCTTCTCCCTCGCCCTCAGCCTCGACGCCGCCTCGGACGCCTCCGGCAGCAGGGGCGGCATCGGTGACGACGCCGGCCACGCCGCGGTGAGCGCCCCCCTCCGCTTTCCCCCCCTTTTCCCTCTGCCTTTTGCGCTCAACAGAAACGCGCGTGCCGTGGCTTATCTTATCGCCTGCCTCTGCAGGAGCGGGACGGCGTGCAGCTCCCCGGCCTCTTCCCGCCGGTGTTCGGCGGTGGCCTGCAGCCGCCGCACCTCCGCCCCAGCCACCCTCCCCCACAGGTGCGCCTCTGCAGACAAATTGTGCGTGTTTCAGCTTCGAATTTTCAGAATTTGTGCTAACTGCGTCACATCCGGTGGCCTGTCGTGGGTTTCAGATGTTCCACGCGCAGCAGCCGAAGCAGGGCGGGCCGGCCGGCGGGCCACAGCCGCCGGCGCCGAGGCCGAAGGTGCGGGCGCGTCGCGGGCAGGCGACCGATCCCCACAGCATCGCAGAGAGGGTAATGGAATTCATTCCTTCTGTTACCAAACCTTTGAAGTTACGCACTCTGCCTAGCCTAGGCCATTACTCGTTACTGTGCACCCATGCTGTTACCAAATCAAAGGCCTGGGCCCTGGGGTCATGCTTGCACAGTGTCAGTCTGCGACCAAGCAATCACCTCTAACTTGACACCGAAGCGACAAGGTTCCTGTATTCAATTGCATCAATTCACTTGCTGCACAAGTCATCACGGGTTTTAAAAATGGTTTGGCGTTAGCCAAATGATGGGCAGTCATTCGGCGGACGCATTTGGCGTTTTCTCTAAGGCTCGCTAAGTCACGTATTGCCATGTGGTTGTACTACGCTAGATGTCTGCATGCTACCTTTGACTACTCATATGTCATCTTGCAATCCTGCTACTCAGTGAATGTTATACAATTATGCAGCACTATCTACTCTAGTTTTTAAGGTTGGCTGCCTCCTTTAAACTTAATTATGTGCCATATCTCTAGCAGTTGCATGACTGTGTTTGTACGTCGGGCTGTATTCTCCCACTCTGTATTTTTTTAAGCCTGTTTTACGATTCTGGTAGGTGTTTATTCAGGAGTATTCTGAACCATACTTGTTCCAATGCAGCTAAGAAGAGAGAGGATAGCGGAAAGGATGAGGGCCCTACAGGAATTGGTCCCCAATACGAACAAGGTAATCATTCTTAGTTATACTTGTAGATGTTATCATATGGGTGAAGACTTCTGTAGTTCACATGCCTGCCATTGAGCTTCACAGAATTTCAGCAAGTGGTCTGGGATCATGATGTGCTGAAAATATTATATTATCTTTGTGCTTCTTGATTTTGACCAATAACTTTTCAGCTCCAAAAAGATATTATTTTCTATCACGCTCCGTAAGCTTTGTATATGCCTTCCTTTTGAGATAATCTAGTGAGTTCCCTGGTAATCATCTAATTTTTTTTGAAGAACAATACATGCCCAATCGCCACATACAGAGTATTTAATATGTAACATCCAAATATGACAACTAGAAGAAATTCTGAGTCTCCTTTTGAACTACATGCAGACAGATAGGGCAGTTATGCTAGATGAGATCCTGGATTATGTGAAGTTCCTTAGGCTTCAAGTAAAGGTAAGGTTCACTATGCTATTGGATATGAACTGTCAACAACCATTGTGGTTTTAGTCTGATGGAACCTTGATTCCCTGATGTTAGGTGTTAAGCATGAGCAGATTGGGTGGTGCTGGTGCTGTTGCACAACTGGTTTCTGACATTCCACTTTCAGTTAAGGTAAACTTGCCAAAAACTGACTATTGACTAAATATAGCATTGTGCGCTATTACCTTCTTCTATTTTTACTGCATTTCAATTAAGGTAGGCTTATAGTAAAACCGTAGTACTGATTGATCTTTTATTTGGTTCCATATGTTGCACGTAATTCTTGAAATGTTTTTCCTTGGCTTCTTCCACCTACTTctcttttcctttctttcttttcCATGGTGGAAGTTGCTGGCCATACTGCCGATTGAGAAAGCATCACCTGTGGTGCCATGAATATACCAATCAAAGTACATTGTTGTCTTGGTTTATTATACTGAGCATTGCTATAAAAAGTACAATATACAGTTTAGGTTTCCCCTGCAATAACCATTCCCCTTCCTTTACTCCTTTAGAAATTGGCTATCAACATCTTTTTTATTTTAATCTTCTTGCTTTCTTCTTTCTGGGAAGTGGTGCTGAAGGCAGAATCCATTCAGCACCTTATTTCAATTATCGACTTTTTTTATGTCACACTCTGTTCGTCCTTCTTGTTAAAAATCATCTATACTTATTGCTATCAGAGGCCCGTTAGAGAACCTGACACATCCCAGAATTTGCTCCATGATAGTTATAACATAGTGTGCATCATTCTTTCTTGATCAATTGTGCCTTGACTTGAAGTATAAATCTGTCTGGGAGTCCCTTTCCATCTCTAAATTGCCATATCTTTCGGTTGTTGAACTTTTATCCTGCTTTAATTTCGTTAGGGGGAAGCAAGCGATGGTGGGAGCAAACAGCAGATATGGGAAAAGTGGTCAACGGATGGCACGGAAAAACAGGTTGCGAAGCTGATGGACGAGGACATCGGTGCTGCAATGCAATTTCTCCAATCCAAGGCTCTCTGCATGATGCCAGTCTCTCTTGCCATGGCTATCTATGACACACAACATTCACAGGACGGCCAGCCAGTGAAGCCTGAACCCAACAACACTGCCTAGTATAGTAACAGCAGCTGCAACATCCCCGCGGCTGCTAGTAGGCATGCATGAACATGTTATCAAAGTGTTAAGATAAAAACTGCTGGTTCTGATCCACTAACTACAAGGAGGCAGGAAAAGACCTAAAAGATCCTCTCCACTCGAAGTTGTATCGACGGTATATGATGTCACCTACTACCCCTTTTCCATCTTTTGTTCAAAGGTGCTTTTAATTTTCAAGGATATGGTAAGCAATAACCTGATCATGCTCCTACATCTTTCAATACCCCTATGAGTGTGAGTGATGGGGAGAGCTACAAAAGAGTCTTGGCCTGCTCTCATTTTGTTTCTTTTCGGGTCTGTAGTGCACCAGCCATACACTTTGTGGTGGGGGCTGCTTTTCCGGTAGTGGGTGTTTGGGCTAATCAAAAAGGGATTGATTGATGTATGCGTTTGTATGCAGCCCGCGCAAAACGGTTGACAAAATTTGAACACGAGATGAAACGGGAGGCGGTGTCCGATGGTGATGTTCCTTCTCATCACCATTTCTCCAAAGTGGAGATGTAGGCTCCGGTCAAACTGAGGCTGAGCGTGCGTTTAGTGGGTCTGATATCTGTATGCACTAGCAATTTTCTATCTCCGTCGACCGAGTCACACTATAGATAAGAACTTCCATATAAAGTTTTCTCTTCTATTAATGATCAGTCCATAAAAGCCATCATCTATTTTCTGTAATGGCCTACTTCCCCAGATCTGCTTTGCCGACTGATGCGTGTGCAACAGCTGTGCTGTACTGTTCACTGCCGTAACCGCAAGGTTTTCTTGACATTGTGGACTGGTTGTGGGAATCTACAGCCTGGACGATCGAATGATTTTTGTGTGACTTGTTTGTTTGCATCATTGCATGTCACTGTAAATAGCTCACTGACTTGATACGTGCTCGTGTGCTGTTACTAGTTCATAGGTTCTGAGATGACCATGCACAGACTTTATCAATGCCTGTCCAAGCTTCTTTCTCACTTTGCTGGAGAAAAGTCGGGTTTGCCTTTTTCATGCTGGTAGCAAAGATCTTTTAGAGAGACCTGGTTGTCGGGTTTCCCGTGGAGGGAATTTACCCAGGATCTTTGTTTTTCAAAAAGTTTGATTGTTCGGCGCAACAACTTAGCTGGAACTAACCCATTCTGCCAAAGAGGGACTGGGGCTTCTACTTTTACCTGGCTGAAATTACCGGTTTCAACAAAGATTGTTAGTTTGTTACCTCCATACAGCTGTGGGAGTGGTGTATGTTCTGCTGCCATTTGCTTGCAGAAAACAGCTTCTCTGCCTTGTTCTTTTGGTGGTCCAATTGGCCTGATCACACTGTCTCTGTGATGATATACCGCAGTCCTTTGTCCCGACTCTTCCTGAACCCATATTGTGTTCATGTCTTTCTGCAGTCGTATACTGAAGAAAGAATGGAACTTCTGTTGAGTTAACATCGACACAGTTGCTGACTATACAATATATTCATCTGGTCATCAAGTCTAGATGTTGTTCGTGTTTCAGGTAGTCAGTCTCATATTCGGCATGACGCGTGCTTTGTCTTACTTCGTCGTAAGATATGCTATATATCATTTCGCGGCACCAGATGCTCAATGTTGTTCTTGCCTTAGCATAAGTATATAACATAGGAGTtttttttttcttcatttctctTTTCAGATCTGGTTCCTGTTGGCATTTAAAGCACTTTCTTCGCAACCTGACAATCGTATCTCCAAAATTAAAAGGCTAGAGTGATTTGGGTGCTGAACCTGAACTGCTTGCTAGCCCAGTTCCTGCCAGTAATCCCTGTTTTCTGTTCTTTTCTTTTCCCAACACACGGAGGAGACCTACGAACCAGCTATCCTAACTCGTGAGCAACAGCACTGGCTTCACGAGGACAATGATCGAGCTATATCTTCATAATCTCATGGGCTATGTGATAACATCCACTGCTGCCGCCATGCCGGTTATTCCTGTGCCACCTTCATGATAACAATCATCTCGGTTCGGCGCAATACGAGTGCACCCCACCATGGACGCCGACGCCGGGTTCAGGCCATGCTTTACCACGTGGAGTACGTCGTCGGCAACCCCAACCTGGTACAAAATGTTTCAGATCATGCTTGACTCGAGCACAATCGCTTCATCCATCATGGTATTGGAGACCAAGTTATAGTGATGTTCTTAATTTGACGTCATGATAAAATGAAACCTCATTTCAACCCCTTAGGATCCGCTCCTGTTGCGCCGCGCAAAGCATTCGGCCTCCGTTAGAAAAAACATGTGCTTAATCCATCCTTCTTTGGATTCAGTTTTCCAGAAATTGATGGTAAGGGTAATAATCGCCGTTGCAAACACGTTGGAACTTGCACCGTCTCGCCACGTACGTTCTGCCTTCTATCCCACTACATGCACCATGTCGCGACTGCCACCATTTGCCGCAACCCAACATGTCCGAAAACAAGAGACACTTAGGCAATGAATATGGGGCTCCAGAGTCTAAGACAGGCTTGCACCGCTCTATCCACTGTAACACACTGTTTATGTATCGATGACCTCATCCTCTCACATTTCTAAAACTTCCTTTTCCCTCGGACATAGGGAAATGGTAATGTAAACATGTATGGATGATCTCATCCGATCACATTTCCAAAACTTCCTCCCCCCTCGGACATGGGAAGATGGTAATGTTTAGTATTCTCAACCCCACATTCACAAGTTGGACACTGAGCACTAACCTTGACATGACGATTCGCCAAAACAATTGAAGGGGAGGGTTACCATATGGGAGAGACTTCCGTAGAAAAAAAAAATACCTTCACTCCAATGGAATAGTAAGGTCACATACTCTTTCTGTACCCGGGTTAACATTGATGAGGAGGATGTGGAGAGGACGACGAGGGACTCGGCTAGTGAGGAAGTGTTGATGAATTAGATCTTGATTCCAAGTGCCTCGGCCTGTGAGCAATTCAGAGACCCGACACATCATGTATCTTCCTTGGGGTGACATGGGTTTGTATGACGGGAGACTCGGCAACCATGGATCGCTCCAAATACGAATGCTCCGACCATTGCCGACCCTCGAAATCAGCCCATTCTTCAAGACCTCTAGACCGTAGGTGATCACCTGCCAAGTTGATGAAGCATTACCTACAAACATTGTATCTCCCAAACAACCATTCCCACACCTAACCAAGTCTCAAAATATGTAACACATGGGGTTGTTTGGTTCTTACCCAAGCTGCCAAATCATGGGCGCACCAAAAAATATTGACGGACAATTCGGCCACCTCGTCTCTCTAGTGAATTGACGAAAAATAGAGGGGAAAAACTGAAGTAAGTTGACACGCCAAAACTTTGAAGTCCATAGAGGAAAGACGTAAAGTCTCAAGTCAACGTCAATATTTTGGCTGGGCAGACGAGGGCTCCTACCCAAAGAGCCCATGGTACTCTGCCAAGCACAAGCTCTTTGTTGACAAAGATCACCAGATAAGGAAAAAATTTCAGGCAGCTGACGTGTCACCATTTGAGTACTACCAACAGTTCTAGGTCACCACACGAACAAAATAAGAACAGTTGTGGGTCACTGACAGCCCGGCCGGTGACGGCAACGCTGAAGCGCATCTGCGCATGGCAGGCCGAGCATTGTACTGTACATGGGCGGGCAAAACGCTCGAGAGTTAAGACCGAGCCGGCCCAACCCAACCGAGGAACCCCAGGGCCATTCAGACGTCACCCCGCACGCCACGCACAAGCGACGACCCCTTCCTCCTCTTCCGCCCTAGGGTTCCGGCCATGGCGCACGGCGGCCAGCCCCGCCGCGCCCCGGCCGCACGCCGCCCCAAGCCTTCGGCGTCTGCCCCCGCCCccgaccggaagcggaagcgcgCCGCCACCTTCAAGACCGCTACGCTCAAGAACCAGATCCGCTCCACCGAGCGCCTCCTCCGCAAGGTACTGGGGCTCTCCCCGCCCGCCTGTGGCTGGCTACCTTCCAGCAGCCGCGTCTTGTGGACTGGTGATG
Protein-coding sequences here:
- the LOC125510963 gene encoding transcription factor UNE12-like encodes the protein MAGQPPQGPEDDFLDQFFSLTNSLSAAGRPSGDQPFSLALSLDAASDASGSRGGIGDDAGHAAERDGVQLPGLFPPVFGGGLQPPHLRPSHPPPQMFHAQQPKQGGPAGGPQPPAPRPKVRARRGQATDPHSIAERLRRERIAERMRALQELVPNTNKTDRAVMLDEILDYVKFLRLQVKVLSMSRLGGAGAVAQLVSDIPLSVKGEASDGGSKQQIWEKWSTDGTEKQVAKLMDEDIGAAMQFLQSKALCMMPVSLAMAIYDTQHSQDGQPVKPEPNNTA